A region of Thermococcus barossii DNA encodes the following proteins:
- a CDS encoding PCNA-inhibitor: MNRKLDEFLEAVSPRTGVEETNSGQRKKKKRLKSTSLESFLPEEHVNYFKRLRIGSKKIRNARIEEL, encoded by the coding sequence ATGAACCGGAAGCTCGACGAGTTCTTGGAGGCTGTCTCGCCGAGGACAGGGGTTGAAGAAACCAATAGTGGGCAGAGGAAAAAGAAGAAGCGCCTGAAATCAACCAGTCTGGAGTCTTTTCTTCCGGAGGAGCATGTGAATTACTTCAAGAGGCTCCGCATAGGGTCCAAGAAGATAAGAAACGCCAGGATAGAGGAGCTATAG
- a CDS encoding methyltransferase domain-containing protein, with the protein MITEEQVQLAVEMIRRGLDERKLRAKLGENWKLIAEIARARIRAGDKFSRNDLWMDTEGLRYATHEVVAKYRAERLSELGVKSIADVSCGIGIQLIFYAMKVERAYGIDIDPMKIEFARRNAEKYGVANIEFINADSLDPETVGRVDAEVIFSDPARPPEMPERRLEDLLPSPLKVYEAYRNKTDSFIFDLPPQMRRERVPWKGEFEYIDLFGALNRLTFYTEPLARTERSAVILPAGGRIESNPDLENIVEWAEKPGEYLYEIPQSVDYADLINELFHILSADVRMLLREKRRVLATGDEEIRSPYLKRTYVIAGVVPFHPVRINDFLRKEGFGRATLRISVPEGEYWKVRKRIEANLRGERRAFVFQFGKMAIIAEGL; encoded by the coding sequence ATGATAACCGAGGAGCAGGTTCAACTCGCGGTGGAGATGATACGGCGGGGCCTCGATGAGCGGAAGCTACGCGCCAAGCTCGGTGAGAACTGGAAGCTCATAGCGGAAATAGCGAGGGCCAGAATAAGGGCAGGGGACAAATTCTCCCGGAATGACCTGTGGATGGACACGGAAGGCCTCCGCTACGCCACCCATGAGGTCGTGGCCAAGTACCGGGCCGAACGTCTGAGTGAGCTCGGCGTAAAAAGCATAGCCGACGTCTCCTGCGGGATAGGGATACAGCTCATCTTCTACGCCATGAAGGTCGAGAGGGCATACGGGATAGACATAGACCCCATGAAGATTGAGTTCGCCCGGAGGAACGCAGAAAAGTACGGCGTGGCAAACATCGAGTTCATAAACGCCGACTCGCTCGACCCCGAAACCGTCGGGAGAGTGGATGCGGAGGTAATCTTTTCAGATCCCGCAAGGCCGCCTGAAATGCCCGAAAGAAGGCTGGAAGACCTCCTGCCCAGCCCGCTGAAAGTTTACGAGGCATACAGGAATAAAACCGATTCTTTCATCTTCGATTTACCTCCCCAGATGAGGCGCGAGAGGGTTCCCTGGAAGGGAGAGTTTGAGTACATAGACCTATTCGGCGCCCTGAACAGGCTGACGTTCTACACTGAACCCCTGGCGAGAACCGAGAGGAGCGCGGTAATCCTGCCGGCGGGGGGGAGAATCGAAAGCAATCCTGACCTGGAGAACATCGTCGAGTGGGCTGAAAAGCCCGGGGAGTACCTCTATGAGATTCCACAGAGCGTTGACTATGCAGACCTGATAAACGAGCTCTTCCACATCCTGAGCGCCGATGTTAGAATGCTTCTCCGTGAGAAGAGGCGTGTCTTGGCCACCGGAGACGAGGAAATCAGGAGCCCATACCTCAAAAGGACGTATGTCATAGCTGGCGTCGTCCCCTTCCACCCGGTCAGAATAAACGATTTCCTCAGGAAGGAGGGCTTTGGCAGGGCGACGCTCAGGATAAGCGTGCCAGAGGGAGAATACTGGAAGGTCAGAAAGAGAATCGAGGCGAACCTGAGGGGTGAGAGAAGAGCCTTCGTCTTCCAGTTCGGGAAGATGGCAATAATAGCGGAGGGGCTATAG
- the rnhB gene encoding ribonuclease HII yields the protein MKLAGIDEAGRGPVIGPMVIAAIVVDEKNVPKLEELGVRDSKRLTPRRREKLFDEIIAVLDDYVILELLPEEIDSREGTLNEFEVENFVKALNSLKVKPDVVYIDAADVKEARFGEEVGKRLNFEAEIVAEHKADDKFVPVSAASILAKVTRDRAIEKLKEEYGEIGSGYPSDPRTRAFLESYYREHGDFPPIVRRGWKTLRKIEEKLRADVEAKKSRGRGQLSLDRFME from the coding sequence TTGAAGCTCGCTGGAATTGACGAGGCAGGCAGGGGGCCGGTGATAGGTCCGATGGTCATAGCCGCTATTGTAGTGGACGAGAAGAACGTTCCGAAGCTGGAAGAGCTCGGTGTTAGGGACTCGAAGAGGCTCACCCCAAGGAGGCGCGAGAAGCTCTTCGATGAAATAATTGCAGTTTTAGACGATTATGTAATTCTTGAATTATTGCCCGAGGAGATTGACTCCCGCGAGGGCACGCTCAACGAGTTCGAGGTCGAGAACTTCGTCAAGGCCCTAAACTCGCTCAAAGTCAAGCCCGATGTCGTTTACATCGACGCAGCGGACGTCAAAGAGGCCCGCTTCGGCGAGGAGGTAGGGAAAAGGCTGAACTTCGAGGCGGAGATAGTGGCAGAGCACAAGGCCGACGACAAGTTCGTGCCGGTTTCGGCCGCCTCAATCCTCGCGAAGGTAACCCGCGACAGGGCTATAGAGAAGCTTAAGGAGGAGTACGGCGAAATCGGGAGCGGTTATCCCAGCGACCCGAGGACGAGGGCTTTTCTGGAGAGCTACTACCGCGAGCACGGCGATTTTCCCCCGATAGTAAGACGGGGCTGGAAGACGCTGAGGAAGATTGAGGAAAAGCTGAGGGCTGATGTCGAGGCCAAGAAATCGAGGGGAAGGGGACAGCTCAGCCTGGATAGGTTTATGGAGTAG
- a CDS encoding glycosyltransferase 87 family protein gives MDWRRVLFIAVSAVILIGSFWYLYDFASRSDLRDYIGDEVWYVPASRNVLHRLGVSLHYVNETTNSAGINVIFSNTSVRIKYQYEVEKIALRYNATYEMEYLKFPGVYFEVPLENVDGFIGALSSEIPSDAYYVVPGYRYPDKENIQNYLNTEHPFLGKDLIMLGMLVEDRPINWRLPGILAFVMIGLLVVLATYRISGSYLAALIALIFTIADPTLEATAVTAMLDIHVALFVTLFTTLLIYEKRKASGFAVGLAAAAKLSGAFGYPILLIKAFRDERRLTSFLLAIAALPALGFLIPNLVAIKAVGFEQWVDDILGSFRWHLSNKGGHPAASPVWEWFVNKKAFPFHYNPNIFAQTDPFLLLSMVLFILSLPWLYRKRGKILIPFGIFWSTVGFFVLQYLLGGTTQFSFYATVLVPPAAIVMGIALKELLRWEAFTDSLWLYLEWLLEIKDRIRLRLGR, from the coding sequence ATGGACTGGAGAAGGGTCCTCTTCATCGCGGTTTCGGCCGTTATACTCATCGGTTCATTCTGGTATCTCTACGATTTTGCCTCCCGTTCCGACCTCAGGGATTACATTGGAGACGAGGTCTGGTACGTTCCAGCCAGCAGAAACGTTCTCCACAGGCTTGGTGTTAGCCTCCATTACGTGAACGAAACGACGAACTCAGCCGGGATAAACGTCATCTTTTCAAACACCAGCGTCAGGATAAAGTACCAGTACGAAGTCGAAAAGATAGCCCTCCGTTACAACGCCACCTACGAGATGGAGTACCTCAAGTTTCCGGGCGTCTACTTTGAGGTACCCTTGGAGAACGTGGATGGGTTCATCGGTGCCCTTTCCTCGGAGATACCGTCCGATGCCTACTACGTCGTCCCCGGCTACAGGTATCCCGACAAGGAGAACATCCAGAACTACCTCAACACGGAGCACCCGTTCCTTGGGAAGGATCTCATAATGCTCGGGATGCTCGTCGAGGACAGGCCCATAAACTGGCGCCTGCCGGGTATACTGGCCTTCGTCATGATAGGCCTTCTCGTGGTTCTCGCAACCTACAGAATAAGCGGAAGTTATCTCGCAGCGCTTATAGCGCTCATCTTTACGATTGCCGACCCAACCCTTGAGGCAACCGCCGTAACGGCGATGCTCGACATACATGTGGCACTGTTCGTGACTCTGTTCACCACTCTGCTAATCTACGAAAAGCGTAAGGCTTCGGGCTTTGCCGTTGGCCTCGCCGCGGCCGCAAAGCTCAGCGGCGCCTTTGGGTATCCAATACTCCTGATAAAGGCGTTCAGAGATGAAAGAAGGCTGACAAGCTTTTTACTTGCCATTGCAGCCCTTCCTGCCCTCGGTTTTCTCATACCCAACCTCGTGGCCATAAAGGCCGTCGGATTCGAGCAGTGGGTCGACGACATCCTCGGAAGCTTCCGGTGGCACCTCTCGAACAAGGGCGGTCACCCGGCCGCCTCCCCGGTGTGGGAGTGGTTCGTGAACAAGAAGGCCTTTCCATTCCACTACAACCCCAATATCTTCGCCCAGACGGACCCGTTTCTGCTCCTCAGCATGGTTCTCTTCATCCTCTCACTACCCTGGCTCTACAGAAAACGCGGGAAGATATTGATTCCCTTCGGCATCTTCTGGAGCACCGTCGGATTCTTCGTCCTCCAGTACCTCCTCGGCGGAACGACCCAGTTCAGCTTCTATGCCACCGTTCTCGTCCCACCGGCGGCGATAGTCATGGGCATCGCCCTGAAGGAGCTCCTCCGCTGGGAGGCCTTCACCGACTCACTCTGGCTCTACCTCGAATGGCTCCTTGAAATAAAGGACAGAATAAGGCTGAGGCTGGGGAGGTAA
- the glmS gene encoding glutamine--fructose-6-phosphate transaminase (isomerizing), with protein MCGIIGYIGDRPACEVIVKGLKRLEYRGYDSAGIVTEDGGRLYIRKGAGRIDDLTEKLGFLEMPGKRGIGHTRWATHGIPNDINAHPQTDCTGRIALVHNGIIENYRELREELLRRGHHFDSDTDTEVIAHLIEEELKSSGSFEEAMRRALLRLKGSFALGIVYTGEPDRLYFVRNESPLVLGIGDGENFAASDVPAFLEYTNRVVFLDDREYAIITRNSWTVKSLDSGKIVEKTVQEVEWTLEMAEKAGYPHFMLKEIHEQPRAIRDAIHGNAGIIRSVAEEIAKYDRVFIVAMGTSYHAGLVAKYLFQRLAKKVPIVEDASEFRYEFEELVDGNTLVIAITQSGETADTLAAMKLARRKGAKVLAIVNVVGSMATRIADFTLYTHAGPEIGVAATKTYTTQLTVLTMLAIELARVLGTADQGYLDELEAELSAVPELVERALRHEASLRELAEELKDKRDFFYIGRGISVPTALEGALKLKEISYIHAEGLSAGELKHGPLALLEDGVPVVAIAPSGKTFDKIVSNIEESRARGAFIISIGDREELGRISDVFVQMPEMDELLTPIVYIVPLQILAYHLSVLRGNDPDKPRNLAKSVTVE; from the coding sequence ATGTGCGGTATAATCGGGTACATCGGGGACAGGCCGGCCTGCGAGGTCATTGTAAAGGGTCTAAAAAGGCTGGAATATAGAGGGTACGATTCGGCTGGAATAGTCACCGAAGACGGGGGAAGGCTTTACATAAGGAAGGGCGCCGGGAGGATAGATGATCTCACTGAAAAGCTCGGCTTTCTTGAAATGCCCGGAAAGAGGGGAATAGGACACACCCGCTGGGCCACCCACGGGATTCCAAACGACATCAACGCCCATCCCCAGACGGACTGCACCGGGAGGATAGCCCTCGTTCACAACGGCATAATCGAGAACTACCGCGAGCTCCGGGAGGAGCTTCTCAGGAGGGGGCATCACTTCGATAGCGATACGGACACCGAGGTTATAGCCCATCTCATTGAGGAGGAGCTTAAATCGAGTGGGAGCTTTGAGGAGGCCATGAGGAGGGCGCTCCTCAGGCTCAAGGGTTCATTTGCCCTCGGCATAGTGTACACCGGAGAACCTGACAGGCTGTACTTCGTGAGAAACGAGAGCCCCCTCGTGCTGGGCATTGGAGACGGCGAGAACTTCGCGGCGAGCGATGTTCCTGCCTTCCTTGAGTACACGAACCGCGTTGTGTTTCTGGATGATAGGGAGTACGCTATAATCACGAGAAACTCGTGGACCGTCAAGAGTCTTGACAGCGGGAAGATCGTTGAAAAAACCGTCCAAGAGGTAGAATGGACCCTTGAGATGGCCGAGAAAGCGGGCTACCCCCACTTTATGCTCAAGGAGATACACGAGCAGCCCAGGGCCATAAGGGACGCCATACACGGGAACGCAGGGATAATTCGCTCGGTGGCAGAGGAAATAGCGAAATACGACCGGGTGTTCATTGTGGCAATGGGCACTTCCTACCACGCCGGTCTGGTTGCCAAGTACCTGTTCCAGAGACTCGCCAAGAAGGTGCCCATAGTCGAGGATGCGAGCGAGTTCCGCTACGAGTTTGAAGAGCTGGTGGACGGAAACACCCTCGTCATAGCGATAACCCAGAGCGGGGAAACTGCAGATACGCTCGCGGCGATGAAACTGGCCAGGAGGAAAGGGGCGAAGGTTCTTGCCATAGTCAACGTCGTTGGGAGCATGGCGACCAGGATAGCGGACTTCACCCTCTACACCCACGCGGGTCCGGAGATAGGCGTCGCGGCCACCAAAACATACACCACCCAGCTGACGGTTCTCACGATGCTCGCCATCGAACTTGCGAGGGTTCTCGGAACCGCTGATCAGGGGTACCTTGATGAACTGGAGGCGGAGCTCAGCGCTGTTCCCGAACTCGTGGAGAGGGCCCTCCGGCATGAGGCATCGCTGAGAGAGCTGGCCGAGGAGCTGAAGGATAAGAGGGACTTCTTCTACATCGGAAGGGGCATAAGCGTCCCAACGGCCCTTGAGGGGGCACTCAAGCTCAAGGAGATAAGCTACATACACGCGGAAGGCCTAAGCGCCGGCGAGCTTAAGCACGGGCCCCTTGCACTCCTTGAGGACGGTGTCCCGGTCGTTGCGATAGCACCCAGCGGAAAGACCTTCGACAAAATCGTTTCAAACATCGAGGAGTCCAGGGCCAGGGGGGCATTCATAATAAGCATCGGGGACAGGGAAGAGCTGGGAAGAATCTCGGACGTTTTCGTCCAGATGCCTGAGATGGACGAACTCCTCACGCCGATAGTTTACATCGTCCCCCTCCAGATACTCGCGTATCATCTCTCTGTCTTGCGGGGTAACGACCCCGATAAGCCCAGGAATCTGGCCAAGTCGGTTACCGTTGAGTGA